From a single Miscanthus floridulus cultivar M001 chromosome 8, ASM1932011v1, whole genome shotgun sequence genomic region:
- the LOC136473072 gene encoding serine carboxypeptidase-like 51 isoform X1, whose protein sequence is MLAMASSRGALAALLLLACAAAAGTPDGSEEWGYVEVRPKAHMFWWLYHSPQRVDNGTTPWPTVLWLQGGPGASGVGYGNFMEIGPLDAELKPRATTWLAKADLLFVDNPVGTGFSYVEGGDRSLMAHTDDEAARDLVTLLCALYRDSPRLRASPLYIVAESYGGKFAVTTALAALRAVDQGRLRATLAGVALGDSWISPLDFVLSWGPLLYQVSRVDEKGLQQCNSVAAKIKEQLEKQQFADAEALWSELENVVSANSNSVNFYNFLKDELSGDSSTTAAAAVSTLASFRRRSGYSGYLKSMAAAAASSSEQEGGFDGLMNTVIKKKLGIIPKDLNWGDQSDDVFVALEGDFMKPRIQEVDQLLKLGVNVTIYNGQAESSGQSAAPSVCPLHVHLDLICATKGTMDWVQKLKWDGLNSFLSAPRTPIYCDKEGQSGTQAFVKSYKNLNFYWILEAGHMVPIDNPCPALKMLADITRSPAK, encoded by the exons ATGTTGGCAATGGCGTCGTCGAGGGGGGCTCTCGCCGCGCTGCTCCTGCTGGCCTGCGCCGCGGCCGCCGGCACGCCGGACGGGTCGGAGGAGTGGGGCTATGTGGAGGTCCGACCCA aggCGCACATGTTCTGGTGGCTGTACCACAGCCCGCAGCGCGTGGACAACGGCACGACGCCATGGCCGACCGTGCTGTGGCTGCAGGGAGGGCCG GGCGCGTCCGGCGTCGGGTACGGCAACTTCATGGAGATCGGGCCGCTGGACGCGGAGCTCAAGCCCCGCGCCACCACCTGGCTCGCCAAGGCCGACCTCCTCTTCGTG GACAACCCGGTGGGCACGGGGTTCAGCTACGTGGAGGGCGGCGACAGGAGCCTGATGGCGCACACGGACGACGAGGCGGCGCGCGACCTCGTTACGCTGCTCTGCGCGCTCTACCGCGACAGCCCGCGGCTCCGCGCCAGCCCGCTCTACATCGTCGCCGAGTCCTACGGCGGCAAGTTCGCGGTCACCACGGCGCTGGCGGCGCTCAGGGCCGTCGACCAGGGCCGCCTCCGCGCCACCCTCGCCGGCGTCGCACTCGGGGATAGCTGGATCTCGCCGCTCGACTTCGTG TTGTCCTGGGGCCCGTTGCTGTACCAGGTGTCCCGGGTGGACGAGAAGGGCCTGCAGCAGTGCAACAGCGTGGCGGCCAAGATCAAGGAGCAGCTGGAGAAGCAGCAGTTCGCGGACGCCGAGGCATTGTGGTCCGAGCTGGAGAACGTTGTCAGCGCCAACTCCAACTCCGTc AACTTCTACAACTTCCTCAAGGACGAGTTGTCGGGGGACTccagcaccaccgccgccgcggcggtCTCGACGCTGGCGTCCTTCAGGCGCCGGAGCGGCTACTCGGGCTACCTCAagtccatggcggcggcggcggcctcgtcgtcggagcaagagggcggctTTGACGGGCTCATGAACACGGTCATCAAGAAGAAGCTCGGCATCATCCCAAAGGACCTCAA TTGGGGCGACCAGTCAGACGACGTGTTCGTGGCTCTGGAGGGAGACTTCATGAAGCCCAGGATACAAGAGGTCGACCAGCTCCTCAAGCTCGGCGTCAATGTCACCATCTACAACGGACAG GCAGAGTCGTCAGGCCAGTCGGCGGCCCCCTCTGTATGTCCGCTCCATGTGCAC CTCGACCTCATCTGCGCGACGAAAGGCACGATGGACTGGGTTCAGAAGCTCAA GTGGGACGGCCTCAACAGCTTCCTGAGCGCTCCCAGAACGCCCATCTACTGCGACAAGGAGGGGCAGTCCGGCACCCAGGCTTTCGTCAAGTCCTACAAGAACCTCAACTTCTACTGGATACTCGAAGCTGGACACATG GTACCCATCGACAACCCTTGCCCTGCGCTCAAGATGCTGGCTGACATTACGCGATCTCCTGCCAAGTAG
- the LOC136473072 gene encoding serine carboxypeptidase-like 51 isoform X2, translating to MLAMASSRGALAALLLLACAAAAGTPDGSEEWGYVEVRPKAHMFWWLYHSPQRVDNGTTPWPTVLWLQGGPGASGVGYGNFMEIGPLDAELKPRATTWLAKADLLFVDNPVGTGFSYVEGGDRSLMAHTDDEAARDLVTLLCALYRDSPRLRASPLYIVAESYGGKFAVTTALAALRAVDQGRLRATLAGVALGDSWISPLDFVLSWGPLLYQVSRVDEKGLQQCNSVAAKIKEQLEKQQFADAEALWSELENVVSANSNSVNFYNFLKDELSGDSSTTAAAAVSTLASFRRRSGYSGYLKSMAAAAASSSEQEGGFDGLMNTVIKKKLGIIPKDLNWGDQSDDVFVALEGDFMKPRIQEVDQLLKLGVNVTIYNGQLDLICATKGTMDWVQKLKWDGLNSFLSAPRTPIYCDKEGQSGTQAFVKSYKNLNFYWILEAGHMVPIDNPCPALKMLADITRSPAK from the exons ATGTTGGCAATGGCGTCGTCGAGGGGGGCTCTCGCCGCGCTGCTCCTGCTGGCCTGCGCCGCGGCCGCCGGCACGCCGGACGGGTCGGAGGAGTGGGGCTATGTGGAGGTCCGACCCA aggCGCACATGTTCTGGTGGCTGTACCACAGCCCGCAGCGCGTGGACAACGGCACGACGCCATGGCCGACCGTGCTGTGGCTGCAGGGAGGGCCG GGCGCGTCCGGCGTCGGGTACGGCAACTTCATGGAGATCGGGCCGCTGGACGCGGAGCTCAAGCCCCGCGCCACCACCTGGCTCGCCAAGGCCGACCTCCTCTTCGTG GACAACCCGGTGGGCACGGGGTTCAGCTACGTGGAGGGCGGCGACAGGAGCCTGATGGCGCACACGGACGACGAGGCGGCGCGCGACCTCGTTACGCTGCTCTGCGCGCTCTACCGCGACAGCCCGCGGCTCCGCGCCAGCCCGCTCTACATCGTCGCCGAGTCCTACGGCGGCAAGTTCGCGGTCACCACGGCGCTGGCGGCGCTCAGGGCCGTCGACCAGGGCCGCCTCCGCGCCACCCTCGCCGGCGTCGCACTCGGGGATAGCTGGATCTCGCCGCTCGACTTCGTG TTGTCCTGGGGCCCGTTGCTGTACCAGGTGTCCCGGGTGGACGAGAAGGGCCTGCAGCAGTGCAACAGCGTGGCGGCCAAGATCAAGGAGCAGCTGGAGAAGCAGCAGTTCGCGGACGCCGAGGCATTGTGGTCCGAGCTGGAGAACGTTGTCAGCGCCAACTCCAACTCCGTc AACTTCTACAACTTCCTCAAGGACGAGTTGTCGGGGGACTccagcaccaccgccgccgcggcggtCTCGACGCTGGCGTCCTTCAGGCGCCGGAGCGGCTACTCGGGCTACCTCAagtccatggcggcggcggcggcctcgtcgtcggagcaagagggcggctTTGACGGGCTCATGAACACGGTCATCAAGAAGAAGCTCGGCATCATCCCAAAGGACCTCAA TTGGGGCGACCAGTCAGACGACGTGTTCGTGGCTCTGGAGGGAGACTTCATGAAGCCCAGGATACAAGAGGTCGACCAGCTCCTCAAGCTCGGCGTCAATGTCACCATCTACAACGGACAG CTCGACCTCATCTGCGCGACGAAAGGCACGATGGACTGGGTTCAGAAGCTCAA GTGGGACGGCCTCAACAGCTTCCTGAGCGCTCCCAGAACGCCCATCTACTGCGACAAGGAGGGGCAGTCCGGCACCCAGGCTTTCGTCAAGTCCTACAAGAACCTCAACTTCTACTGGATACTCGAAGCTGGACACATG GTACCCATCGACAACCCTTGCCCTGCGCTCAAGATGCTGGCTGACATTACGCGATCTCCTGCCAAGTAG
- the LOC136473072 gene encoding serine carboxypeptidase-like 51 isoform X3 has protein sequence MLAMASSRGALAALLLLACAAAAGTPDGSEEWGYVEVRPKAHMFWWLYHSPQRVDNGTTPWPTVLWLQGGPGASGVGYGNFMEIGPLDAELKPRATTWLAKADLLFVDNPVGTGFSYVEGGDRSLMAHTDDEAARDLVTLLCALYRDSPRLRASPLYIVAESYGGKFAVTTALAALRAVDQGRLRATLAGVALGDSWISPLDFVLSWGPLLYQVSRVDEKGLQQCNSVAAKIKEQLEKQQFADAEALWSELENVVSANSNSVNFYNFLKDELSGDSSTTAAAAVSTLASFRRRSGYSGYLKSMAAAAASSSEQEGGFDGLMNTVIKKKLGIIPKDLNWGDQSDDVFVALEGDFMKPRIQEVDQLLKLGVNVTIYNGQAESSGQSAAPSVCPLHVHCHRHISSQTLWFPTCCVMIPRNMDCTAHHMTNYSLQ, from the exons ATGTTGGCAATGGCGTCGTCGAGGGGGGCTCTCGCCGCGCTGCTCCTGCTGGCCTGCGCCGCGGCCGCCGGCACGCCGGACGGGTCGGAGGAGTGGGGCTATGTGGAGGTCCGACCCA aggCGCACATGTTCTGGTGGCTGTACCACAGCCCGCAGCGCGTGGACAACGGCACGACGCCATGGCCGACCGTGCTGTGGCTGCAGGGAGGGCCG GGCGCGTCCGGCGTCGGGTACGGCAACTTCATGGAGATCGGGCCGCTGGACGCGGAGCTCAAGCCCCGCGCCACCACCTGGCTCGCCAAGGCCGACCTCCTCTTCGTG GACAACCCGGTGGGCACGGGGTTCAGCTACGTGGAGGGCGGCGACAGGAGCCTGATGGCGCACACGGACGACGAGGCGGCGCGCGACCTCGTTACGCTGCTCTGCGCGCTCTACCGCGACAGCCCGCGGCTCCGCGCCAGCCCGCTCTACATCGTCGCCGAGTCCTACGGCGGCAAGTTCGCGGTCACCACGGCGCTGGCGGCGCTCAGGGCCGTCGACCAGGGCCGCCTCCGCGCCACCCTCGCCGGCGTCGCACTCGGGGATAGCTGGATCTCGCCGCTCGACTTCGTG TTGTCCTGGGGCCCGTTGCTGTACCAGGTGTCCCGGGTGGACGAGAAGGGCCTGCAGCAGTGCAACAGCGTGGCGGCCAAGATCAAGGAGCAGCTGGAGAAGCAGCAGTTCGCGGACGCCGAGGCATTGTGGTCCGAGCTGGAGAACGTTGTCAGCGCCAACTCCAACTCCGTc AACTTCTACAACTTCCTCAAGGACGAGTTGTCGGGGGACTccagcaccaccgccgccgcggcggtCTCGACGCTGGCGTCCTTCAGGCGCCGGAGCGGCTACTCGGGCTACCTCAagtccatggcggcggcggcggcctcgtcgtcggagcaagagggcggctTTGACGGGCTCATGAACACGGTCATCAAGAAGAAGCTCGGCATCATCCCAAAGGACCTCAA TTGGGGCGACCAGTCAGACGACGTGTTCGTGGCTCTGGAGGGAGACTTCATGAAGCCCAGGATACAAGAGGTCGACCAGCTCCTCAAGCTCGGCGTCAATGTCACCATCTACAACGGACAG GCAGAGTCGTCAGGCCAGTCGGCGGCCCCCTCTGTATGTCCGCTCCATGTGCAC TGTCACAGGCACATAAGCAGCCAAACATTATGGTTCCCCACGTGTTGTGTGATGATCCCAAGGAATATGGACTGCACTGCACATCACATGACGAACTATTCACTTCAGTAG
- the LOC136473074 gene encoding polcalcin Phl p 7: MAETADMERIFKRFDTNGDGKISLSELTDALRQLGSTSADEVQRMMAEIDTDGDGCIDFNEFITFCNANPGLMKDVAKVF; encoded by the coding sequence ATGGCGGAGACGGCGGACATGGAGCGGATCTTCAAGCGGTTCGACACCAACGGCGACGGCAAGATCTCGCTGTCGGAGCTGACGGATGCGCTGCGGCAGCTGGGGTCCACCTCCGCCGACGAGGTGCAGCGCATGATGGCCGAGATCGACACCGACGGCGACGGCTGCATCGACTTCAACGAGTTCATCACCTTCTGCAACGCCAACCCGGGGCTCATGAAGGACGTCGCCAAGGTCTTCTGA